A part of Paenibacillus sp. sptzw28 genomic DNA contains:
- the cobS gene encoding adenosylcobinamide-GDP ribazoletransferase has translation MVLRSVREQLQAAGAALQLMTRLPVPVQIPFKPLILARSVVYYPLVGAIIGLIAAGAGWLLSLAVPPLPAVVIVLIVWTGLSGALHLDGLMDTADGVLSHRPRERMLEIMKDSRVGAMGVMAAVFLLLLKFAVLATLFERQNWPSLMPVIAAACAWSRLWIVCSMAWWPFARPKEGLASMFAGVRARHAGMALAMQALVVIVLGLAFGQLWSDLWLWALVQAAVTLLSGMVLSRWLNRKLGGLTGDTYGAMNEIIETLLLFAALWHVR, from the coding sequence ATGGTTTTACGTTCGGTAAGAGAGCAGCTGCAGGCGGCGGGCGCCGCATTGCAGCTCATGACCCGGTTACCCGTTCCGGTACAAATTCCGTTCAAGCCGCTGATCCTTGCGCGAAGCGTCGTCTATTATCCGCTTGTCGGCGCGATCATCGGATTAATAGCAGCCGGTGCGGGATGGCTCCTATCGCTGGCCGTGCCGCCACTGCCTGCGGTAGTCATCGTGTTGATTGTTTGGACAGGCTTGAGCGGGGCGCTGCACTTGGACGGTCTGATGGATACCGCGGACGGGGTGCTCAGCCACCGGCCACGCGAGCGGATGCTAGAAATCATGAAGGACAGCCGCGTCGGCGCTATGGGGGTTATGGCTGCCGTTTTTCTACTTCTGTTGAAATTCGCCGTGCTTGCCACCTTGTTCGAGCGGCAGAACTGGCCTTCTTTGATGCCGGTTATTGCCGCCGCCTGCGCCTGGAGCAGACTGTGGATTGTTTGCTCAATGGCTTGGTGGCCTTTTGCCAGACCGAAGGAAGGTCTTGCTTCGATGTTTGCCGGGGTTCGGGCTCGTCATGCGGGTATGGCGCTGGCAATGCAAGCTCTTGTTGTAATCGTGCTTGGGCTCGCTTTCGGGCAATTATGGTCAGACCTATGGCTGTGGGCTCTTGTTCAGGCAGCCGTGACGCTGTTGAGCGGTATGGTGCTGTCCCGGTGGTTGAACCGTAAATTAGGCGGTTTGACCGGCGATACCTATGGGGCCATGAACGAAATAATTGAAACGCTGCTGCTGTTTGCCGCGCTTTGGCATGTACGCTGA
- the cobT gene encoding nicotinate-nucleotide--dimethylbenzimidazole phosphoribosyltransferase produces MSEEALAKIIAGIRPLNREAVEAAERHLDSLTKPPGSLGKLEAIAMQLAGITGEPAADLSQRAVIVMAGDHGVCEEGVSAFPAEVTAQMVNNFLEGGAAVNVLARQAGALVCCVDIGVNADFDHPLLMSRKIRRGTANMTRQAAMTREEAVSAILAGVELVEQLAERGYRMFATGEMGIGNTTASSALCAVLGGIAVDDAVGLGTGIDEQRRLHKVDVVRRAIELNAPDPKDPLDTLAKVGGLEIAGLVGVILGAAVNRCPVVIDGFISSSAALAASLIAPQAVPYMIGSHLSREQGHLKLLARIGLSPMIHLDMRLGEGTGAVLSFHFVDAALSIMREMATFESAGISRG; encoded by the coding sequence GTGAGTGAAGAAGCGTTAGCCAAGATTATTGCAGGAATTAGGCCCCTTAACAGAGAGGCCGTTGAAGCGGCCGAGCGGCATCTTGACTCGTTGACGAAGCCGCCGGGCAGTCTCGGCAAGCTTGAAGCGATAGCAATGCAGCTTGCAGGCATTACCGGAGAACCGGCTGCGGACCTCTCACAGCGCGCAGTTATCGTCATGGCAGGCGACCATGGCGTATGCGAGGAAGGCGTCAGCGCTTTTCCCGCTGAAGTAACGGCACAAATGGTGAACAATTTTCTGGAGGGCGGGGCGGCGGTCAATGTGCTTGCCAGACAGGCAGGCGCGCTCGTCTGCTGTGTCGACATCGGGGTGAATGCCGATTTCGACCATCCGCTGCTTATGAGCCGCAAGATCAGGAGAGGCACCGCGAACATGACCCGGCAGGCGGCTATGACCCGCGAGGAAGCGGTGTCCGCAATTCTTGCAGGTGTTGAGCTGGTCGAGCAGCTAGCAGAACGGGGTTATCGGATGTTTGCTACGGGCGAGATGGGCATCGGAAATACGACTGCCAGCTCTGCGCTATGTGCTGTGCTGGGGGGAATAGCAGTCGATGACGCTGTAGGCCTCGGCACCGGCATTGATGAGCAGCGAAGGCTTCATAAGGTGGATGTCGTTCGCCGGGCAATCGAGCTGAATGCTCCCGACCCGAAGGATCCGCTGGACACGCTTGCCAAAGTCGGGGGACTTGAAATTGCCGGATTAGTGGGCGTAATACTTGGCGCCGCAGTAAACCGCTGCCCGGTCGTCATCGACGGCTTCATCTCCTCTTCCGCCGCACTTGCCGCTTCTTTAATCGCGCCGCAGGCTGTACCGTATATGATCGGCTCGCATTTATCCCGTGAGCAGGGGCACCTCAAGCTGCTCGCGCGCATCGGACTGTCGCCGATGATTCATCTGGACATGCGGCTTGGAGAGGGTACAGGCGCTGTACTAAGCTTTCACTTTGTCGACGCCGCGCTAAGTATTATGCGCGAAATGGCAACATTCGAGAGCGCAGGCATATCGCGCGGTTAG
- the hrpB gene encoding ATP-dependent helicase HrpB: MDNQHKWSDASGLPIDALLPELLARLSDGSAAVLIAAPGAGKTTRVPLALLNAQWLKGQRIVMLEPRRLAARAAARYMAASLGEEVGETVGYRVRMDTKVGPKTRIEVITEGVLTRMLQSDAALDGVGIVIFDEFHERHLHSDLGLALCLQTQSVLRGDLRLLVMSATLEAEPTSSLLGGAPVLISEGQAFPVETHYAPKRADGRTQEAVARAVADAVRRHEGDVLVFLPGAGEIRRVQGLLGAAGLGGGVRIMPLFGSMPPEAQDRAIAEAPPGERKIVLATSLAESSVTVRGVRIVIDSGLSRVPRFSPRTGMARLETVPVSVASADQRRGRAGREAPGVCYRLWTEQEHRQLQPQSDPELLGADLSPLALELAVWGITDPAELAWLDQPPAAAYTQALELLRALGALDEKGRPTAHGKAMTALGMHPRLAHMVLEADKLGHGGTACELAALLSDRDPLRGSRSIDMRLRLDALHGRPAGAIDDATRRRIAAEAKEWMRAAGIKPSASSAGQSAPSGGSDITGILLALAYPERIAQRRGDGRFLLRSGRGAVVPELQPLSGAPYLAAAELEDSGSDSRIQLAAPLSLSELEQLMGDQIKVESEVKWDRSAEAVRARRKLRLGALVLKEGQLADADPALVAEALMTGIAELGLDILPWTRQARQLQSRIELMRSYNPAWPDVSDETLAKRLPEWLVPYIGGMRSRTDLGRLNMGSIVESMLSWQERQQLDREVPTHLAVPSGSRIPVDYSDPAAPVLAVRLQELFGWRETPRIAGGKLPVTIHLLSPAQRPVQVTKDLASFWQNAYFEVKKDLKGRYPKHYWPDNPLEAIPTNRTKPRM, encoded by the coding sequence ATGGATAATCAGCATAAGTGGTCTGATGCGTCGGGGCTGCCGATTGACGCCCTGCTGCCTGAGCTGTTGGCTCGATTGTCGGATGGGTCGGCTGCAGTCCTCATTGCCGCTCCGGGCGCCGGCAAGACGACTCGTGTGCCGCTCGCTCTTCTGAATGCGCAATGGCTGAAAGGTCAGCGAATCGTCATGCTGGAGCCTCGCCGTCTGGCGGCAAGGGCGGCGGCTCGTTATATGGCCGCTTCGCTTGGCGAAGAGGTCGGGGAAACCGTGGGATACCGGGTGCGGATGGATACGAAGGTCGGACCGAAGACTCGTATCGAGGTGATTACCGAGGGCGTATTGACCCGCATGCTCCAGTCGGATGCGGCGCTGGATGGCGTTGGGATCGTTATATTTGATGAATTCCATGAGCGTCACCTGCACTCGGACCTTGGACTTGCCTTGTGTCTTCAGACGCAATCGGTGCTGCGTGGCGATCTGCGGCTGCTCGTGATGTCAGCAACGCTCGAAGCGGAGCCAACATCCTCGCTGCTTGGCGGTGCGCCCGTCCTTATCAGCGAAGGACAGGCTTTCCCGGTGGAGACGCACTATGCGCCGAAGCGTGCGGACGGACGGACCCAGGAAGCGGTGGCACGGGCCGTTGCCGACGCGGTCCGGCGCCACGAGGGCGATGTACTTGTATTTCTGCCCGGTGCGGGTGAAATCCGCCGCGTCCAAGGGCTTCTCGGCGCAGCCGGGCTAGGCGGCGGGGTTCGGATCATGCCGCTATTCGGCAGCATGCCGCCGGAGGCGCAGGACCGGGCAATTGCGGAAGCCCCGCCTGGCGAGCGCAAAATCGTGCTTGCGACTTCACTCGCCGAGTCGAGCGTAACCGTGAGGGGCGTCCGCATTGTCATCGACAGCGGGCTTAGCCGTGTGCCTCGCTTCTCACCCCGCACCGGAATGGCGCGGCTCGAGACGGTGCCGGTGTCGGTCGCATCCGCCGACCAGCGGAGGGGCCGCGCAGGAAGGGAAGCTCCAGGCGTATGCTACCGGCTGTGGACTGAGCAGGAGCATCGGCAGCTGCAGCCGCAGAGCGATCCGGAGCTGCTTGGAGCGGATCTGTCCCCTCTGGCGCTTGAACTGGCCGTGTGGGGCATAACCGATCCGGCGGAGCTGGCCTGGCTGGATCAGCCGCCGGCCGCCGCATATACGCAGGCACTTGAACTGCTGCGGGCACTTGGCGCGCTGGATGAGAAGGGCAGACCGACGGCTCACGGCAAGGCGATGACAGCGCTCGGGATGCATCCGCGTCTGGCGCATATGGTGCTGGAAGCGGACAAGCTCGGGCATGGCGGCACCGCATGCGAGCTGGCGGCGCTGCTCAGCGACCGCGACCCGCTGCGCGGCAGCCGCAGCATTGATATGCGGCTGCGGCTCGACGCGCTTCACGGCCGGCCGGCGGGCGCAATTGACGATGCGACCCGCCGGCGGATTGCCGCCGAAGCGAAGGAATGGATGCGCGCGGCCGGCATCAAGCCGAGCGCATCATCCGCCGGCCAAAGCGCTCCAAGCGGCGGGTCGGATATTACAGGCATCCTGCTCGCGCTTGCTTATCCCGAGCGGATCGCCCAGCGGCGCGGCGACGGCAGATTCCTGCTGCGCAGCGGGCGCGGAGCGGTCGTACCCGAGCTCCAGCCTTTGTCCGGCGCCCCGTATTTGGCGGCAGCCGAGCTGGAGGACAGCGGGTCGGACAGCCGGATACAGCTGGCCGCACCGCTCAGTCTGTCTGAGCTCGAGCAGTTGATGGGCGATCAAATCAAGGTTGAATCGGAGGTTAAGTGGGACCGTTCAGCTGAAGCGGTTCGGGCCAGGCGGAAGCTGCGGCTCGGCGCGCTCGTACTGAAGGAGGGTCAGCTTGCGGACGCCGACCCGGCATTGGTGGCTGAAGCACTCATGACGGGGATTGCCGAGCTTGGGCTGGACATTCTTCCATGGACGCGGCAAGCGAGGCAGCTTCAATCGCGCATTGAACTGATGCGTTCGTACAATCCGGCATGGCCGGACGTTTCGGACGAGACATTAGCCAAGAGGCTCCCGGAATGGCTGGTCCCGTATATCGGCGGCATGCGCAGCCGTACCGACCTGGGCCGGCTTAACATGGGCTCTATTGTCGAGTCCATGCTCAGCTGGCAGGAACGGCAGCAGCTGGACCGGGAAGTGCCGACACACCTCGCTGTGCCGAGCGGTTCGCGAATACCGGTCGACTATAGCGATCCGGCTGCCCCGGTGCTTGCCGTGCGGCTGCAGGAGCTGTTCGGCTGGCGGGAAACGCCGAGAATCGCGGGTGGAAAGCTGCCGGTAACCATTCATCTGCTCTCGCCGGCTCAACGTCCGGTACAGGTGACGAAGGATTTGGCGAGCTTTTGGCAGAATGCTTATTTCGAAGTGAAGAAGGACTTGAAGGGCCGCTATCCAAAGCATTATTGGCCCGATAATCCGCTTGAGGCGATTCCGACAAATCGGACGAAGCCGCGAATGTAA
- a CDS encoding histidinol-phosphate transaminase produces MLERFGHGGDLLTAQELFGIEAGRFADFSANMNPFGPPACVAQLLVSYAGTIGRYPDPAVRGLRRSLALHHEVDESCILIGNGAAELIDLTLRALKPAVTVLAVPCFAEYGDAARKCGSKVRTISLLPEERFHLPLERVTEMLGSLRNEGLVEGEALWFFGSPGNPTGALIDPDAVRLLLKEGERVAVDEAFMDFVPEAGKFSLLTEAANHERLYVLRSMTKFYAIPGIRLGYMCASPGSIAALKELQVPWSVNSLAQQIGEAVLDEGEYRGKTLSWLAEERPWLARQLSSLGLAVFEGAANYILFSIPEESGWTSQSLQRSLGQRGILIRDASLFDGLDGTFCRIAVRFREEHLRLLHELQALFSDKGKEASGRRES; encoded by the coding sequence ATGCTGGAGCGTTTCGGCCACGGCGGGGACTTGTTGACCGCCCAGGAATTGTTCGGCATTGAAGCCGGCCGGTTTGCCGATTTCAGCGCAAATATGAACCCGTTCGGGCCGCCGGCCTGCGTAGCTCAGCTGCTTGTCAGCTATGCCGGAACGATAGGACGATACCCCGATCCGGCGGTAAGGGGGCTGCGCCGCAGTCTTGCGCTGCATCATGAGGTTGACGAGAGCTGCATTCTGATCGGAAACGGAGCGGCGGAGCTCATCGATTTAACGCTGCGGGCGCTTAAGCCCGCTGTTACCGTGCTTGCCGTTCCTTGCTTTGCAGAATACGGTGATGCGGCAAGGAAATGCGGCTCTAAGGTGAGGACAATATCGCTTTTGCCGGAGGAGCGGTTTCATTTGCCGTTGGAACGGGTTACGGAAATGCTCGGATCGCTGCGGAATGAGGGGCTCGTGGAAGGGGAAGCGCTGTGGTTTTTCGGTTCTCCGGGCAACCCCACCGGTGCGCTTATCGACCCGGATGCAGTGAGACTGCTGCTCAAGGAAGGCGAGAGGGTAGCGGTCGATGAGGCGTTTATGGATTTTGTTCCGGAAGCGGGGAAGTTTAGCCTGCTAACGGAAGCGGCGAACCATGAACGGCTGTATGTACTGCGCTCGATGACGAAATTTTATGCGATTCCCGGCATTCGACTCGGCTATATGTGCGCTTCGCCCGGATCAATTGCAGCGCTTAAGGAGCTGCAGGTGCCATGGAGCGTCAATTCTCTTGCACAGCAAATCGGTGAGGCCGTGCTTGACGAAGGAGAATATCGCGGGAAGACGCTGAGCTGGCTGGCGGAGGAGCGCCCTTGGCTGGCCCGCCAATTGAGCTCGCTTGGGCTCGCTGTCTTTGAGGGAGCTGCTAATTACATCCTCTTTTCCATACCGGAGGAATCAGGCTGGACCTCGCAATCGCTCCAACGCTCGCTTGGGCAGCGCGGAATTCTGATACGGGACGCATCCCTTTTCGACGGACTTGACGGCACGTTCTGCCGCATTGCCGTTCGATTTCGCGAAGAGCATTTGAGGCTGCTGCATGAGCTGCAAGCGTTATTTTCGGATAAAGGCAAGGAAGCCTCCGGGAGGAGAGAATCATAA
- a CDS encoding DUF1294 domain-containing protein, translated as MIAIIAYLVIINIAAFAMMGDDKARAARRNGRTRRIPERRLLGVSALGGSLGGWLAMRVFRHKTKHAAFAFGLPVMAVIHAVLAVALFRYLLEA; from the coding sequence GTGATTGCGATTATTGCTTATCTTGTTATTATCAACATCGCGGCGTTTGCCATGATGGGCGACGACAAAGCCCGAGCAGCCCGCCGCAACGGGCGGACGCGCCGTATTCCCGAACGGCGTCTGCTCGGTGTCAGCGCGCTTGGCGGGTCGCTCGGCGGCTGGCTGGCGATGAGGGTTTTCCGTCATAAAACGAAGCATGCCGCCTTCGCGTTCGGACTTCCGGTTATGGCCGTGATCCATGCGGTTCTTGCAGTGGCTTTGTTTCGCTATCTCCTCGAGGCCTAA
- a CDS encoding heme ABC transporter ATP-binding protein, producing MIEARSLEKAVGERTILKHLSFTMEAGLMYGIIGPNGVGKSTLLRLISGVETPSGGSILLEGREAGEYRRKELAKWLAVLQQGGLVSVGFTVREVVTMGRFPFQNWMGEEKKDNSSLIDGALAAMGLTELQHRRLEQLSGGERQRAALAKVMVQEPRLLLLDEPTTYLDIGYQVQLLDTVKNWQREQGMTVVAVLHDLNLAAQYCDKLLVLSEGCVEAFGVPSAVIETDLIRRVYGAKTVVLPHPETGVPQLLLLPGQPPAELDGKGITK from the coding sequence ATGATTGAAGCCCGCAGCCTGGAGAAGGCGGTTGGCGAGCGGACCATTTTGAAACACTTGTCGTTTACGATGGAAGCGGGATTGATGTATGGGATAATCGGTCCGAACGGAGTCGGCAAGTCGACGCTTCTTCGGCTTATATCCGGCGTTGAAACGCCATCGGGAGGCAGTATTCTGCTTGAAGGACGTGAAGCCGGCGAGTATCGCCGCAAGGAACTGGCCAAGTGGCTGGCCGTGCTGCAGCAGGGAGGTTTGGTTTCAGTCGGATTTACAGTTCGTGAAGTCGTGACCATGGGCCGGTTTCCGTTCCAGAATTGGATGGGCGAAGAGAAAAAGGACAATTCATCCCTTATTGACGGAGCGCTTGCAGCTATGGGACTTACGGAGCTGCAGCACCGGCGGCTTGAACAGCTGAGCGGAGGCGAGAGACAGCGGGCGGCGCTGGCGAAAGTAATGGTGCAGGAGCCGAGGCTGCTGCTCCTCGACGAGCCTACCACATATCTGGACATCGGCTATCAGGTGCAGCTGCTGGATACAGTGAAAAACTGGCAGAGGGAGCAGGGTATGACAGTCGTTGCCGTTCTGCATGATTTGAATTTGGCGGCGCAGTACTGCGACAAGCTGCTGGTGCTGAGCGAAGGATGCGTGGAAGCTTTCGGGGTACCTTCCGCTGTAATAGAAACGGATTTGATACGCCGGGTTTACGGTGCCAAAACGGTAGTGCTGCCGCATCCGGAAACAGGTGTTCCGCAGCTGCTGCTGCTTCCGGGTCAGCCCCCGGCCGAACTGGATGGAAAGGGGATAACCAAGTGA
- the cbiB gene encoding adenosylcobinamide-phosphate synthase CbiB, whose translation MLFYSLPESLMLAAAALAIDWVVGDPKWPTHPVIMIGRFIRYLERRLYPEGVEMKSGTLKRRGIVLTLATTLLSLALLWLMTTIAALIHPWLGYAVSAWFISTTMAVKGLKDAAMLVYRPLAAGDLGQARKYVGYIVSRDTAAMNEKDAARAAVETVAENTVDAFVSPFLFALIGGAPLAMLYRAANTLDSMVGYRSDRYVHFGWASARFDDVLNYIPARISGMLLALAALISPGQSAVRAVKAIAVFAGRHPSPNSGIPESAVAGALGIELGGRNVYFGRVSERACLGWPLRPLAAIDIVMAIRLLYIVSIIVFAGVVGLWFYVR comes from the coding sequence ATGCTCTTCTATTCGCTGCCGGAGTCGCTTATGCTCGCTGCGGCGGCTCTCGCAATCGATTGGGTCGTCGGGGATCCGAAATGGCCAACGCACCCGGTTATCATGATCGGCCGTTTCATCAGGTACCTTGAGCGCCGGCTGTACCCGGAAGGGGTGGAGATGAAGTCTGGTACGCTTAAGCGGAGGGGAATCGTCTTGACGCTGGCGACTACTTTGCTATCGCTTGCTTTACTCTGGTTAATGACGACAATCGCCGCACTCATTCATCCATGGCTCGGATATGCCGTGTCCGCCTGGTTTATTTCCACCACAATGGCTGTGAAAGGGCTTAAGGATGCCGCAATGCTCGTCTACAGGCCGCTGGCTGCCGGAGATCTCGGGCAAGCACGGAAGTACGTCGGATATATCGTAAGCAGAGATACGGCGGCAATGAATGAGAAGGACGCGGCGCGGGCGGCGGTAGAGACGGTTGCGGAAAACACCGTCGACGCATTCGTTTCGCCTTTTTTGTTTGCCTTAATCGGCGGCGCTCCGCTTGCGATGTTATACAGAGCTGCAAACACGCTGGACTCGATGGTCGGATACCGCAGCGACCGGTATGTTCATTTCGGCTGGGCTTCCGCACGGTTCGACGACGTGCTTAACTATATCCCGGCACGCATAAGCGGGATGCTTCTCGCGCTCGCCGCGCTAATCTCACCCGGTCAGTCCGCCGTCCGGGCGGTAAAAGCAATAGCGGTGTTTGCGGGCCGTCATCCGAGTCCAAACAGCGGTATTCCCGAATCGGCGGTAGCGGGCGCTCTTGGTATTGAGCTTGGCGGCCGCAATGTTTATTTCGGCCGCGTCAGCGAGCGGGCCTGTCTCGGTTGGCCGCTAAGACCGCTTGCTGCGATAGATATAGTCATGGCCATCAGGCTGCTTTATATAGTCAGTATAATCGTATTCGCGGGAGTGGTCGGCTTATGGTTTTACGTTCGGTAA
- the cobU gene encoding bifunctional adenosylcobinamide kinase/adenosylcobinamide-phosphate guanylyltransferase, whose translation MAVFITGGARSGKSDFAERYAMRLSSKGIYIATAQSWDNEMTARIQRHQTARESAGFAWRTIEEPLALAETIRQLENETAGLEERPAVLIDCLTLWLTNQMLQLEPHGDQAAAGITDEPTLERPKGQQHDLDAVTDELVNAVASYSGPLLLVTNEVGSGIVPAYPLGRRFRDEAGRMNRRLAAICGQAFLVVAGFPLDLKAHAFMLEDR comes from the coding sequence ATGGCGGTCTTTATTACAGGCGGGGCACGCAGCGGGAAAAGCGACTTTGCGGAGCGTTATGCTATGCGGCTCTCATCGAAGGGAATTTACATTGCAACGGCGCAAAGCTGGGACAATGAAATGACCGCAAGGATTCAAAGGCATCAGACAGCGCGCGAGTCAGCCGGCTTCGCATGGCGTACGATTGAAGAACCTCTGGCGCTTGCCGAAACGATAAGACAGCTCGAGAACGAAACGGCCGGCCTGGAGGAGCGGCCCGCCGTGCTGATCGATTGTCTGACGCTCTGGCTGACCAACCAGATGCTTCAACTTGAGCCGCACGGAGATCAGGCGGCTGCCGGTATAACGGACGAACCAACGCTGGAAAGACCGAAAGGCCAACAACACGATCTTGACGCGGTTACGGACGAGCTGGTTAACGCTGTTGCGTCCTATAGCGGCCCGCTTCTGTTGGTAACGAACGAGGTGGGCAGCGGCATCGTGCCGGCGTATCCGCTCGGCCGCCGTTTCCGTGACGAGGCGGGACGCATGAACCGAAGACTGGCCGCCATCTGCGGGCAGGCTTTTCTGGTGGTGGCCGGCTTCCCGCTGGATTTGAAGGCGCATGCCTTCATGCTGGAGGACCGGTGA
- a CDS encoding cobyric acid synthase, whose protein sequence is MNNGNNKPLARTIMVQGTASDVGKSILTAAFCRIFKEDGCSVAPFKSQNMSLNSYVTWDGKEIGRAQGMQADACGILATTDMNPILLKPKKDMVSQVVVHGKPLGDFAARVYREQVLAEAAAIVRQSLQTLRENYDIVVLEGAGSPAEINLKDRDIVNMRAADWAEAPVVLVADIDRGGMFASIVGTLELLEPEERDRVCGFIVNKFRGDVSLLQPGLDWLEAKTGKPVLGVVPYLPDLGLEDEDSLSLDSSSQSRGSAEISGSTQENTLDIAVLRLPHISNFTDIDPLRFEPDVRLRFITGKQQWGSPDAVIIPGSKNTVDDLLFLRENGLADCLERHIQGGGHTVGICGGYEMFGERLLDPLHTESDKDETPGFGWFPFDVTFAAEKRTERACGDAQIPGLDGVYTVEGFEIHMGEVHWREELTHSRVESAPCRPFRLRDMRQDREELEGSGGVREGSNGDGRGSGLIADGCASADGRVWGTFLHGILHNDDFRRAWLNRMRVERGLEPLPAGVRVHERREEAFRRLAEHVRTYVDMDRIGHFMGMNNMEAKR, encoded by the coding sequence ATGAACAATGGGAATAATAAGCCGCTCGCACGGACCATAATGGTGCAGGGAACCGCTTCAGATGTGGGGAAAAGTATATTGACGGCGGCGTTTTGCCGGATTTTCAAAGAAGACGGCTGCTCGGTTGCGCCGTTCAAATCGCAAAATATGTCGCTCAATTCATATGTCACCTGGGACGGAAAAGAAATCGGCAGAGCGCAGGGGATGCAGGCCGATGCTTGCGGCATTCTGGCAACGACCGATATGAACCCGATACTGTTAAAGCCCAAGAAGGACATGGTTTCCCAGGTCGTCGTTCACGGCAAACCGCTCGGAGACTTCGCAGCGCGCGTCTATCGCGAGCAGGTTCTCGCGGAGGCGGCTGCCATCGTCCGGCAATCGCTGCAAACGCTGCGTGAGAATTATGACATTGTTGTTCTGGAAGGCGCCGGAAGTCCGGCGGAAATCAACCTGAAGGACCGGGACATCGTCAACATGAGGGCGGCGGACTGGGCTGAGGCTCCCGTAGTGCTTGTCGCCGACATAGACCGGGGCGGCATGTTTGCATCCATCGTTGGAACTCTTGAACTGCTGGAACCGGAGGAGCGGGACCGTGTCTGCGGATTTATCGTCAATAAATTCCGCGGCGATGTATCCCTGCTGCAGCCGGGGCTCGATTGGCTGGAGGCCAAGACCGGCAAGCCTGTTCTGGGCGTCGTTCCTTATCTTCCCGATCTCGGCCTCGAGGACGAGGATTCGCTGTCGCTTGACAGCTCGAGCCAAAGCCGGGGATCGGCTGAAATCTCCGGGTCGACGCAGGAAAATACACTCGATATCGCGGTGCTGAGGCTGCCGCATATATCGAATTTTACCGATATCGATCCGCTTCGCTTCGAGCCGGATGTGCGGCTGCGTTTTATCACGGGCAAGCAGCAGTGGGGCAGCCCCGACGCAGTCATTATTCCCGGCAGCAAAAACACGGTCGACGATCTGCTTTTCCTGCGTGAAAACGGACTGGCCGATTGCTTGGAGCGGCACATCCAAGGGGGCGGTCATACCGTCGGCATTTGCGGCGGCTATGAAATGTTCGGCGAGCGTCTGCTCGATCCGCTTCATACGGAGTCCGACAAGGATGAAACGCCGGGCTTCGGCTGGTTTCCGTTTGATGTTACGTTCGCGGCGGAGAAGCGGACGGAGCGGGCCTGCGGCGATGCGCAAATTCCGGGGCTGGACGGAGTCTATACAGTTGAAGGATTTGAAATACATATGGGTGAGGTGCATTGGCGTGAAGAATTAACGCACTCACGTGTTGAGTCGGCGCCATGCCGTCCTTTTCGCCTGCGAGACATGAGACAGGACAGGGAAGAGCTTGAAGGAAGCGGGGGGGTTCGAGAAGGCAGCAATGGAGATGGCAGAGGGAGCGGTCTCATCGCCGATGGCTGCGCATCCGCTGACGGGCGGGTATGGGGGACATTCCTCCATGGCATTCTGCATAATGACGATTTCCGCCGGGCGTGGCTCAACCGGATGCGAGTCGAACGCGGATTGGAGCCGCTGCCGGCAGGCGTCCGGGTTCATGAGCGCCGCGAAGAAGCGTTTCGCAGGCTTGCCGAGCATGTTCGCACATACGTCGACATGGACCGCATCGGGCATTTTATGGGAATGAACAATATGGAGGCGAAACGGTAA
- a CDS encoding adenosylcobinamide amidohydrolase, giving the protein MAQPFRRGGCRVYLSSVWQGISICHYEDRIVIKSAEPLESLSSAVYGGGVAIADRFVNWKVPLSYNCSDPVHDIRAMLNRWGYSQLATVGLMTAAKLTHASVAEAEGDRFSIVCCTTAGIGNAARAGTVRPVFSAYSAGTINSILLIDGRVTSSAMVNAVITATEAKTAALSDLGIIDPYNHLAATGTTTDTFVIAANQSEKYGGVHAYAGSATTLGNMIGRIVYETVHEAVSTHISSE; this is encoded by the coding sequence ATGGCCCAACCCTTCCGCCGCGGGGGCTGCAGAGTATACTTATCCTCTGTTTGGCAGGGGATAAGTATTTGCCATTATGAGGACCGGATTGTCATCAAGAGCGCCGAACCGCTTGAATCTCTCAGCAGCGCCGTGTATGGCGGGGGCGTTGCCATCGCCGACCGATTTGTGAATTGGAAGGTGCCGCTGAGCTACAACTGCTCCGACCCAGTCCACGATATTAGGGCTATGCTGAATCGGTGGGGGTATTCCCAGCTTGCGACAGTGGGACTTATGACCGCGGCAAAATTGACCCATGCTTCGGTCGCAGAAGCAGAGGGAGACCGTTTCTCCATCGTATGCTGTACGACGGCCGGAATCGGTAATGCCGCACGGGCGGGAACCGTCCGCCCTGTTTTTTCCGCTTACAGCGCGGGTACCATTAACAGCATCCTGTTAATCGACGGAAGAGTGACCTCCTCAGCCATGGTCAATGCAGTCATTACGGCCACTGAAGCGAAGACCGCGGCGCTCTCCGATCTCGGCATTATCGATCCTTATAATCACTTGGCTGCGACCGGTACGACGACAGACACGTTCGTCATTGCAGCGAATCAGTCTGAAAAATACGGCGGGGTGCATGCATACGCCGGTTCTGCCACAACACTCGGTAATATGATCGGCAGAATCGTTTATGAGACGGTCCATGAAGCGGTTTCCACGCACATATCATCCGAATAA